The following proteins come from a genomic window of Ochotona princeps isolate mOchPri1 chromosome 14, mOchPri1.hap1, whole genome shotgun sequence:
- the DNAJB5 gene encoding dnaJ homolog subfamily B member 5 isoform X2, translating into MGDAEAEPWGAGSRSGCRRPAGRRLLSRVEAAEPEPGEGTAAVSDGSRQRPQLLIAPPLQARGTSRSFPHFWGEDFLASLMFKIQLEPLKLRAWTLNGFVKFRNKETSAGPVAVMGKDYYKILGIPSGANEDEIKKAYRKMALKYHPDKNKEPNAEEKFKEIAEAYDVLSDPKKRSLYDQYGEEGLKTGGGTSGGSSGSFHYTFHGDPHATFASFFGGSNPFDIFFASSRSTRPFSGFDPDDMDVDEDEDPFGAFGRFGFNGLSRGPRRAPEPLYPRRKVQDPPVVHELRVSLEEIYHGSTKRMKITRRRLNPDGRTVRTEDKILHIVIKRGWKEGTKITFPKEGDATPDNIPADIVFVLKDKPHAHFRRDGTNVLYSALISLKEALCGCTVNIPTIDGRVIPLPCNDVIKPGTVKRLRGEGLPFPKVPTQRGDLIVEFKVRFPDRLTPQTRQILKQHLPCS; encoded by the exons ATGGGCGACGCGGAGGCGGAGCCGTGGGGGGCGGGCTCCCGGTCCGGCTGTCGGCGGCCGGCGGGCAGGCGACTCCTGTCCCGAGTGGAGGCGGCGGAGCCGGAGCCGGGGGAGGGGACAGCGGCTGTGTCTGACGGATCGCGGCAGCGTCCGCAGCTCCTCATTG cacCCCCACTGCAGGCCCGAGGAACTTCCCGGAGCTTCCCACACTTCTGGGGAGAAGACTTCTTAGCCAGCTTGATGTTTAAAATTCAGCTGGAGCCCTTAAAACTGCGAGCGTGGACGCTGAATGGGTTTGTGAAGTTTCG GAACAAGGAGACCAGTGCAGGCCCAGTGGCCGTGATGGGGAAGGATTATTACAAGATTTTGGGGATCCCGTCGGGGGCCAACGAGGATGAGATCAAGAAAGCCTATCGGAAGATGGCTCTGAAGTACCACCCGGACAAGAACAAAGAACCCAATGCTGAGGAGAAGTTTAAGGAGATTGCCGAGGCCTACGATGTTCTAAGTGATCCCAAGAAGCGGAGTCTGTATGACCAGTATGGGGAGGAAG GCCTGAAGACTGGCGGTGGCACATCAGGTGGCTCCAGCGGTTCCTTTCACTACACCTTCCATGGGGACCCCCACGCCACCTTTGCCTCCTTTTTTGGTGGCTCCAACCCCTTCGATATCTTCTTTGCCAGCAGCCGCTCCACTCGGCCCTTCAGTGGCTTCGACCCAGACGACATGGATGTGGATGAAGATGAGGACCCATTTGGCGCGTTTGGCCGCTTTGGCTTCAATGGGCTGAGCAGGGGTCCAAGGCGAGCCCCAGAGCCTCTGTACCCTCGGCGCAAAGTACAAGACCCCCCTGTGGTGCACGAGCTGCGTGTGTCCCTGGAGGAGATCTACCATGGTTCCACGAAGCGCATGAAGATCACGCGGCGGCGCCTCAACCCCGATGGGCGAACTGTGCGCACGGAGGACAAGATTCTGCACATTGTCATCAAGCGCGGCTGGAAGGAAGGCACCAAGATCACCTTCCCCAAAGAGGGGGACGCcacacccgacaacatccctgcTGACATCGTCTTTGTGCTCAAAGACAAGCCCCATGCTCACTTCCGCCGAGACGGCACCAACGTGCTCTACAGTGCCCTAATCAGCCTCAAGGag GCGCTGTGTGGCTGCACCGTGAACATTCCCACCATCGATGGCCGTGTGATCCCTCTGCCCTGCAATGATGTCATCAAGCCTGGCACCGTGAAGAGACTCCGCGGGGAGGGCCTTCCCTTCCCCAAGGTGCCCACCCAGCGGGGAGACCTCATCGTTGAGTTCAAAGTTCGCTTCCCGGACAGATTGACACCACAGACCCGACAGATCCTTAAGCAGCACCTGCCCTGTTCCTAG
- the DNAJB5 gene encoding dnaJ homolog subfamily B member 5 isoform X1 encodes MGDAEAEPWGAGSRSGCRRPAGRRLLSRVEAAEPEPGEGTAAVSDGSRQRPQLLIAAPPLQARGTSRSFPHFWGEDFLASLMFKIQLEPLKLRAWTLNGFVKFRNKETSAGPVAVMGKDYYKILGIPSGANEDEIKKAYRKMALKYHPDKNKEPNAEEKFKEIAEAYDVLSDPKKRSLYDQYGEEGLKTGGGTSGGSSGSFHYTFHGDPHATFASFFGGSNPFDIFFASSRSTRPFSGFDPDDMDVDEDEDPFGAFGRFGFNGLSRGPRRAPEPLYPRRKVQDPPVVHELRVSLEEIYHGSTKRMKITRRRLNPDGRTVRTEDKILHIVIKRGWKEGTKITFPKEGDATPDNIPADIVFVLKDKPHAHFRRDGTNVLYSALISLKEALCGCTVNIPTIDGRVIPLPCNDVIKPGTVKRLRGEGLPFPKVPTQRGDLIVEFKVRFPDRLTPQTRQILKQHLPCS; translated from the exons ATGGGCGACGCGGAGGCGGAGCCGTGGGGGGCGGGCTCCCGGTCCGGCTGTCGGCGGCCGGCGGGCAGGCGACTCCTGTCCCGAGTGGAGGCGGCGGAGCCGGAGCCGGGGGAGGGGACAGCGGCTGTGTCTGACGGATCGCGGCAGCGTCCGCAGCTCCTCATTG cagcacCCCCACTGCAGGCCCGAGGAACTTCCCGGAGCTTCCCACACTTCTGGGGAGAAGACTTCTTAGCCAGCTTGATGTTTAAAATTCAGCTGGAGCCCTTAAAACTGCGAGCGTGGACGCTGAATGGGTTTGTGAAGTTTCG GAACAAGGAGACCAGTGCAGGCCCAGTGGCCGTGATGGGGAAGGATTATTACAAGATTTTGGGGATCCCGTCGGGGGCCAACGAGGATGAGATCAAGAAAGCCTATCGGAAGATGGCTCTGAAGTACCACCCGGACAAGAACAAAGAACCCAATGCTGAGGAGAAGTTTAAGGAGATTGCCGAGGCCTACGATGTTCTAAGTGATCCCAAGAAGCGGAGTCTGTATGACCAGTATGGGGAGGAAG GCCTGAAGACTGGCGGTGGCACATCAGGTGGCTCCAGCGGTTCCTTTCACTACACCTTCCATGGGGACCCCCACGCCACCTTTGCCTCCTTTTTTGGTGGCTCCAACCCCTTCGATATCTTCTTTGCCAGCAGCCGCTCCACTCGGCCCTTCAGTGGCTTCGACCCAGACGACATGGATGTGGATGAAGATGAGGACCCATTTGGCGCGTTTGGCCGCTTTGGCTTCAATGGGCTGAGCAGGGGTCCAAGGCGAGCCCCAGAGCCTCTGTACCCTCGGCGCAAAGTACAAGACCCCCCTGTGGTGCACGAGCTGCGTGTGTCCCTGGAGGAGATCTACCATGGTTCCACGAAGCGCATGAAGATCACGCGGCGGCGCCTCAACCCCGATGGGCGAACTGTGCGCACGGAGGACAAGATTCTGCACATTGTCATCAAGCGCGGCTGGAAGGAAGGCACCAAGATCACCTTCCCCAAAGAGGGGGACGCcacacccgacaacatccctgcTGACATCGTCTTTGTGCTCAAAGACAAGCCCCATGCTCACTTCCGCCGAGACGGCACCAACGTGCTCTACAGTGCCCTAATCAGCCTCAAGGag GCGCTGTGTGGCTGCACCGTGAACATTCCCACCATCGATGGCCGTGTGATCCCTCTGCCCTGCAATGATGTCATCAAGCCTGGCACCGTGAAGAGACTCCGCGGGGAGGGCCTTCCCTTCCCCAAGGTGCCCACCCAGCGGGGAGACCTCATCGTTGAGTTCAAAGTTCGCTTCCCGGACAGATTGACACCACAGACCCGACAGATCCTTAAGCAGCACCTGCCCTGTTCCTAG
- the DNAJB5 gene encoding dnaJ homolog subfamily B member 5 isoform X4, protein MGKDYYKILGIPSGANEDEIKKAYRKMALKYHPDKNKEPNAEEKFKEIAEAYDVLSDPKKRSLYDQYGEEGLKTGGGTSGGSSGSFHYTFHGDPHATFASFFGGSNPFDIFFASSRSTRPFSGFDPDDMDVDEDEDPFGAFGRFGFNGLSRGPRRAPEPLYPRRKVQDPPVVHELRVSLEEIYHGSTKRMKITRRRLNPDGRTVRTEDKILHIVIKRGWKEGTKITFPKEGDATPDNIPADIVFVLKDKPHAHFRRDGTNVLYSALISLKEALCGCTVNIPTIDGRVIPLPCNDVIKPGTVKRLRGEGLPFPKVPTQRGDLIVEFKVRFPDRLTPQTRQILKQHLPCS, encoded by the exons ATGGGGAAGGATTATTACAAGATTTTGGGGATCCCGTCGGGGGCCAACGAGGATGAGATCAAGAAAGCCTATCGGAAGATGGCTCTGAAGTACCACCCGGACAAGAACAAAGAACCCAATGCTGAGGAGAAGTTTAAGGAGATTGCCGAGGCCTACGATGTTCTAAGTGATCCCAAGAAGCGGAGTCTGTATGACCAGTATGGGGAGGAAG GCCTGAAGACTGGCGGTGGCACATCAGGTGGCTCCAGCGGTTCCTTTCACTACACCTTCCATGGGGACCCCCACGCCACCTTTGCCTCCTTTTTTGGTGGCTCCAACCCCTTCGATATCTTCTTTGCCAGCAGCCGCTCCACTCGGCCCTTCAGTGGCTTCGACCCAGACGACATGGATGTGGATGAAGATGAGGACCCATTTGGCGCGTTTGGCCGCTTTGGCTTCAATGGGCTGAGCAGGGGTCCAAGGCGAGCCCCAGAGCCTCTGTACCCTCGGCGCAAAGTACAAGACCCCCCTGTGGTGCACGAGCTGCGTGTGTCCCTGGAGGAGATCTACCATGGTTCCACGAAGCGCATGAAGATCACGCGGCGGCGCCTCAACCCCGATGGGCGAACTGTGCGCACGGAGGACAAGATTCTGCACATTGTCATCAAGCGCGGCTGGAAGGAAGGCACCAAGATCACCTTCCCCAAAGAGGGGGACGCcacacccgacaacatccctgcTGACATCGTCTTTGTGCTCAAAGACAAGCCCCATGCTCACTTCCGCCGAGACGGCACCAACGTGCTCTACAGTGCCCTAATCAGCCTCAAGGag GCGCTGTGTGGCTGCACCGTGAACATTCCCACCATCGATGGCCGTGTGATCCCTCTGCCCTGCAATGATGTCATCAAGCCTGGCACCGTGAAGAGACTCCGCGGGGAGGGCCTTCCCTTCCCCAAGGTGCCCACCCAGCGGGGAGACCTCATCGTTGAGTTCAAAGTTCGCTTCCCGGACAGATTGACACCACAGACCCGACAGATCCTTAAGCAGCACCTGCCCTGTTCCTAG
- the DNAJB5 gene encoding dnaJ homolog subfamily B member 5 isoform X3 → MTHMPRSPSGNKETSAGPVAVMGKDYYKILGIPSGANEDEIKKAYRKMALKYHPDKNKEPNAEEKFKEIAEAYDVLSDPKKRSLYDQYGEEGLKTGGGTSGGSSGSFHYTFHGDPHATFASFFGGSNPFDIFFASSRSTRPFSGFDPDDMDVDEDEDPFGAFGRFGFNGLSRGPRRAPEPLYPRRKVQDPPVVHELRVSLEEIYHGSTKRMKITRRRLNPDGRTVRTEDKILHIVIKRGWKEGTKITFPKEGDATPDNIPADIVFVLKDKPHAHFRRDGTNVLYSALISLKEALCGCTVNIPTIDGRVIPLPCNDVIKPGTVKRLRGEGLPFPKVPTQRGDLIVEFKVRFPDRLTPQTRQILKQHLPCS, encoded by the exons ATGACCCACATGCCAAGAAGCCCCTCTGG GAACAAGGAGACCAGTGCAGGCCCAGTGGCCGTGATGGGGAAGGATTATTACAAGATTTTGGGGATCCCGTCGGGGGCCAACGAGGATGAGATCAAGAAAGCCTATCGGAAGATGGCTCTGAAGTACCACCCGGACAAGAACAAAGAACCCAATGCTGAGGAGAAGTTTAAGGAGATTGCCGAGGCCTACGATGTTCTAAGTGATCCCAAGAAGCGGAGTCTGTATGACCAGTATGGGGAGGAAG GCCTGAAGACTGGCGGTGGCACATCAGGTGGCTCCAGCGGTTCCTTTCACTACACCTTCCATGGGGACCCCCACGCCACCTTTGCCTCCTTTTTTGGTGGCTCCAACCCCTTCGATATCTTCTTTGCCAGCAGCCGCTCCACTCGGCCCTTCAGTGGCTTCGACCCAGACGACATGGATGTGGATGAAGATGAGGACCCATTTGGCGCGTTTGGCCGCTTTGGCTTCAATGGGCTGAGCAGGGGTCCAAGGCGAGCCCCAGAGCCTCTGTACCCTCGGCGCAAAGTACAAGACCCCCCTGTGGTGCACGAGCTGCGTGTGTCCCTGGAGGAGATCTACCATGGTTCCACGAAGCGCATGAAGATCACGCGGCGGCGCCTCAACCCCGATGGGCGAACTGTGCGCACGGAGGACAAGATTCTGCACATTGTCATCAAGCGCGGCTGGAAGGAAGGCACCAAGATCACCTTCCCCAAAGAGGGGGACGCcacacccgacaacatccctgcTGACATCGTCTTTGTGCTCAAAGACAAGCCCCATGCTCACTTCCGCCGAGACGGCACCAACGTGCTCTACAGTGCCCTAATCAGCCTCAAGGag GCGCTGTGTGGCTGCACCGTGAACATTCCCACCATCGATGGCCGTGTGATCCCTCTGCCCTGCAATGATGTCATCAAGCCTGGCACCGTGAAGAGACTCCGCGGGGAGGGCCTTCCCTTCCCCAAGGTGCCCACCCAGCGGGGAGACCTCATCGTTGAGTTCAAAGTTCGCTTCCCGGACAGATTGACACCACAGACCCGACAGATCCTTAAGCAGCACCTGCCCTGTTCCTAG